CCGGTCCGACCCCGAGACCGCCCGGTGGCTGACCACGCTCGAGACCGACCTCGAGCAGATGGCCAGCCGGCTCCTCGACGGGGCGAGGACCCTGGTCGTGGAACGGGACGGCGAGATCGTCGGCGACCTCATGCTCGCGGTCAAGGACGCCTGGTCCCAGCGCGAGGTGGCGGACGAGGCGCGCGGCACCATGGCCGAGCTCGGCTGGGTGATCGCGCCGGCCCACCGCGGCCGGGGGTATGCCGTGGAGGCGGTCCGCGAGCTCGTCACCGCGGCCTTCGAGCTGGGGGTGCGGCGGGTCGAGGCCGGCTGCTTCGCCGAGAACGCCGGCAGCCGGCGCGTCATGGAGAAGGTCGGCCTGCGGCAGGAGGGCTACTACGTCCGCGAGTCGCTGCACCGCGACGGCACCTGGCGCGACGGCATGAGCTTCGGCCTGCTGGCCGACGAGTGGGACCTGGAGGCGCGGCGTCCCCGGGGCTAACGTGCCGCCATGGGGATCGTGGTCCACCCGGCGACGGCCGACCGCTTCGAGGACCTGGCGGTGATGCTCGGGCCGAGGAGCCCGAACGCGTCCGTCTGCTGGTGCCTCAGCCACCGGCTCGACAGCCGCACCAACCGCTCGCTCGTCGGGCCGGCCCGGGGGGAGTACGTCCGCGAGCTCACGCGGCGCCCGGTCGCCCCCGGGGTGCTGGGCTACGACGACGACCTGGTCGTCGGGTGGGCCGCGGTCGCTCCGAGGTCCGAGCTGCCCTTCGCCCGGTCGCGGACGATCCCGCACGTCGACGACCAGCCCGTCTGGTCGATCTGGTGCCTGCGGGTCCGGCCCGGCCACCGCGGTCGCGGGCACGCGCTGCCGCTGCTGGAGGGCGCGGTCGCCTACGCCGCGTCGCTGGGCGCCCCGGCCGTCGAGGGCTATCCGGTCGACAACCGCGGGGCGAAGGTCGACCTGACGATGGCCTACGTCGGCACCCGGGCGCTCTTCGAGCGCGCCGGCTTCGAGCTGGCCGCGCCGACCACCGGCGTGTCCGGCGGCTTCCCCCGGGTCGTCATGCGACGGCCGCTGACCTGACCTACCGTCGAGGACGATGCTCCCCGACCCAGCCCCGCCCGGCGACCGGCTGCCGGTGCCGGTCTCCCTGCTCGACCGGTCCCGCACCCGCGAGGGGGAGGACCCGGGAGCCGCGCTGCGGCATACCGTCGAGCGGGCGCGACGCGCCGAGTCCCTGGGGCTGCACCGCTTCTGGGTGGCCGAGCACCACGCCGTGCCCGGCATCGCCAGCGGGAGCCCACCGGTGCTCATGGCCGAGGTGGCGGCGGCGACGTCACGGATCCGGGTCGGGTCGGGCGGGATCATGCTGCCCAACCACCGGCCCCTGGTGGTCGCCGAGCAGGTGCGGATGCTCGAGGCCCTCCACCCCGGGCGGATCGACGTGGGGATCGGGCGCTCGCTGGGGTTCACCGCGCCGGTGCGCCGGGCGCTGGGGGTCGAGCGCTATCCCGTCGAGACCTTCGCCGAGGACCTCGGCCTCCTGCTCGCCCACCTCGACGACCAGGGCCCGGTGACCGCGATGCCCAGGGGTGTGCCGCGTCCGCCGGTCCTCGTGCTCGCGACCGGGTCCGGGCTGGGCGTCGCCGCCCGTCTGGGCCTGCCCGTCGTCGTGGGCGGCCCGGTGCTCCACGGCGACCTCGCGCCGCTGGAGGCCTACCGCGCCCAGTTCCGGCCGAGCCCGCAGTGCCCCGAGCCGCGGGTCGTCATCAGCCTGGATGTGATGATCGCCGGCACGGCCGGGCGGGCGCGGGAGCTGCTGCTGCCCGAGGCCTGGGCGATGGCCGAGTCGCGCGCGACCGGAGCGTTCCCGCCGCTGCGGCCGGACCCGCCGCAGCGGCTGACGCCCAAGCAGGAGGAGCTGGTCGAGCAGCAGGTGGCGATGGCCGTCTCCGGCACGGCCTCGCAGGTCCTCGTGGAGCTGACGGACCTGGTGCGCCGCACCGGGGCGACGGAGGTGCTGGCGTCCACGTCGACCTTCGACCGGGACGAGCTCGCCGCCGCCGACGAGGCGCTCGCCGCCCTCGCCCCAGGGTGATCTCCGTCACCTTCGCGTCTGAAGTGTTTCAGGAGCGTGACATCCAGGCTGCATTCAGGTCTCGGAGTGGTTGTGCCGCTTGACGTCCCGTCCGGTGTTCCGTCACGCTGCACACGGCCCCGCCC
This genomic stretch from Ornithinimicrobium humiphilum harbors:
- a CDS encoding GNAT family N-acetyltransferase, whose protein sequence is MGIVVHPATADRFEDLAVMLGPRSPNASVCWCLSHRLDSRTNRSLVGPARGEYVRELTRRPVAPGVLGYDDDLVVGWAAVAPRSELPFARSRTIPHVDDQPVWSIWCLRVRPGHRGRGHALPLLEGAVAYAASLGAPAVEGYPVDNRGAKVDLTMAYVGTRALFERAGFELAAPTTGVSGGFPRVVMRRPLT
- a CDS encoding MsnO8 family LLM class oxidoreductase; the protein is MLPDPAPPGDRLPVPVSLLDRSRTREGEDPGAALRHTVERARRAESLGLHRFWVAEHHAVPGIASGSPPVLMAEVAAATSRIRVGSGGIMLPNHRPLVVAEQVRMLEALHPGRIDVGIGRSLGFTAPVRRALGVERYPVETFAEDLGLLLAHLDDQGPVTAMPRGVPRPPVLVLATGSGLGVAARLGLPVVVGGPVLHGDLAPLEAYRAQFRPSPQCPEPRVVISLDVMIAGTAGRARELLLPEAWAMAESRATGAFPPLRPDPPQRLTPKQEELVEQQVAMAVSGTASQVLVELTDLVRRTGATEVLASTSTFDRDELAAADEALAALAPG
- a CDS encoding GNAT family N-acetyltransferase produces the protein MSPALTDLVWPRRTERLVLRPPVLDDMRAVHAYRSDPETARWLTTLETDLEQMASRLLDGARTLVVERDGEIVGDLMLAVKDAWSQREVADEARGTMAELGWVIAPAHRGRGYAVEAVRELVTAAFELGVRRVEAGCFAENAGSRRVMEKVGLRQEGYYVRESLHRDGTWRDGMSFGLLADEWDLEARRPRG